One region of Salvia miltiorrhiza cultivar Shanhuang (shh) chromosome 3, IMPLAD_Smil_shh, whole genome shotgun sequence genomic DNA includes:
- the LOC131016788 gene encoding putative late blight resistance protein homolog R1C-3 isoform X4, which yields MAAYAALVSLMNTIDQIEHHPSPPICIDKQQVESLAQILTFLQEFLESYKSPVSDGDEADPLEMRIVDAAHAVEDVIESHIVNVIELELFECCDSFSDYTDVEDLLEMPFAAEEVNSREEVSCIDFYEDLQQVIEEMNVIKKEAMETSAEAQLQRKVSSTRAGSLTSSSTVKESMMVGFDDVVLQLLDKLTGGNRNRQIIPITGMGGIGKTTLARNVFEHALVKEHFDIHAWTTISQTYNVRETLRQVLHQVTGNLGSDMSDENELGEQLYKYLYGRRYIIILDDMWSIEVWDKMRIFFPDYNDGSRVIVTTRLSNLATKLTNSNSIGMRFLDDVFSWSLFSKTVFGDEDFPLHLEEIGKKIVGKCKGLPLSIVVIGGLLAKSELTLEYWEHIEKNLSSIVNSENDEYWLRVLKLSYDHLPVYLKPCFLYTGMFGEDQRIGVSELMRLWVSEGFLKPIINKSSKTIAKEYLKELVDRNLILVHELGKLGNIKFCKMHDLLRDLCLKEAEKQRFYYVLGQHCPRGINSLRRIVIPKSTSHTTVKDAMETMSSRARSFICHADTVPESLDFRFLRTLTTDKDSRGYLEENVFQLVNLRYLSGEFRKGFQIPSSISLLWNLHTLIVSIWGGEPTTAPVEIWKMHQLKHVEFGSPGMYLPDPRSGHSDVMMENLETLKGVLDFNLNEEMVKIIPNIKKLFIMYLLKVMERVKCLSYLSKLEILACIIDVGSDAEYLQSISFPLSLKKLSLQCGKLFHLEEILEKIGSLPHLEKLQLVSGQFATRRWEIVEGQFPSLKYLSLGACGDMECWTLEGSCLPRLEQLHLTWMWSLEEFPSEIGEIPTLKSIGLRNCSESMVVSLKKIVEEQEELQGEPSIHVLVKSSNVSQELQSLATPNFRVVKW from the exons ATGGCGGCCTATGCAGCCTTAGTTTCCCTTATGAATACAATCGATCAGATCGAGCACCACCCTTCCCCTCCAATTTGTATCGACAAACAACAAGTTGAATCTCTCGCTCAAATTCTTACCTTTTTGCAGGAATTTCTTGAAAGTTATAAGTCCCCTGTTTCTGACGGAGATGAAGCCGATCCTCTGGAGATGCGTATTGTAGATGCAGCTCATGCCGTTGAAGATGTTATCGAATCACATATTGTGAACGTGATTGAACT GGAACTTTTCGAATGCTGTGACTCCTTTTCTGACTACACCGATGTAGAAGATCTGTTGGAGATGCCTTTTGCGGCTGAAGAAGTGAATTCTAGAGAGGAAGTCAGTTGCATCGACTTCTATGAAGATCTACAGCAAGTGATTGAAGAAATGAATGTGATCAAGAAGGAAGCCATGGAAACTTCAGCTGAAGCTCAGCTGCAGAGAAAGGTCTCCTCGACTCGAGCTGGCTCATTGACGTCTTCTTCTACAGTGAAGGAAAGCATGATGGTGGGCTTTGACGACGTGGTACTTCAACTCTTGGATAAGCTCACTGGAGGGAACCGTAACCGCCAAATCATCCCAATCACAGGGATGGGCGGGattggtaagaccactcttgcccgAAATGTTTTTGAGCATGCCCTCGTTAAGGAGCATTTTGATATTCATGCGTGGACTACAATTTCTCAAACTTATAATGTTAGAGAAACACTTAGACAAGTTCTTCACCAAGTAACTGGAAATTTGGGTAGTGATATGAGTGATGAGAACGAATTGGGAGAACAATTGTACAAGTATTTATACGGTAGGAGGTATATTATAATactggatgatatgtggagtataGAGGTATGGGACAAGATGAGGATTTTCTTTCCCGATTACAATGATGGGAGTCGAGTAATCGTAACAACTAGGCTCTCAAACTTGGCTACTAAGTTGACAAACTCTAACAGCATTGGTATGAGATTTTTAGATGATGTTTTCAGCTGGAGTTTGTTCTCCAAAACTGTATTTGGGGATGAGGATTTTCCTCTTCATCTGGAGGAAATCGGAAAGAAAATTGTTGGGAAGTGTAAGGGACTTCCTTTGTCGATTGTTGTGATTGGGGGTCTTTTGGCAAAGTCCGAACTTACACTGGAGTATTGGGAGCACATAGAGAAAAACTTAAGCTCAATAGTGAAttcggaaaatgatgaatattggTTGAGAGTATTGAAACTGAGCTATGACCATTTGCCTGTGTATCTGAAGCCTTGTTTTTTGTACACGGGGATGTTTGGGGAAGATCAGAGAATTGGAGTCTCAGAACTCATGAGACTATGGGTTTCTGAAGGCTTTCTCAAACCAATAATCAATAAAAGCTCGAAAACAATTGCCAAGGAGTATTTGAAGGAGCTAGTCGATAGAAACCTCATTCTAGTTCATGAGTTGGGTAAACTTGGGAATATTAAGTTCTGCAAAATGCATGATTTACTGAGAGATCTATGTTTGAAAGAAGCTGAAAAGCAGAGGTTTTATTATGTCTTAGGACAACATTGTCCTCGAGGGATAAATAGCCTACGCCGCATTGTTATTCCCAAAAGCACTTCACATACGACAGTCAAGGATGCAATGGAAACTATGTCGTCACGTGCTCGTTCTTTCATATGTCATGCTGATACGGTTCCAGAATCGCTAGATTTCAGATTTTTGAGGACATTGACTACAGATAAGGATTCCAGAGGGTATTTAGAAGAAAATGTGTTTCAACTGGTGAACTTGAGGTACCTTTCAGGTGAATTTCGTAAGGGGTTCCAAATCCCTTCTTCAATTAGTCTGCTGTGGAATCTACACACACTAATTGTTTCCATTTGGGGTGGTGAACCTACAACTGCACCAGTAGAAATTTGGAAAATGCATCAGCTTAAGCATGTCGAGTTCGGATCTCCAGGAATGTATCTCCCAGATCCTCGGAGCGGGCATAGTGATGTTATGATGGAGAATCTAGAGACGCTCAAAGGGGTGCTTGATTTCAACTTGAATGAAGAAATGGTTAAGATAATTCCCAATATCAAGAAACTGTTTATAATGTACCTGCTTAAAGTAATGGAGAGAGTGAAGTGCCTCAGCTATCTGAGTAAGCTGGAAATCTTGGCGTGCATTATTGATGTTGGAAGTGATGCTGAGTATCTGCAGAGTATTAGCTTCCCGCTCTCACTCAAGAAGCTGTCACTTCAATGCGGAAAGTTGTTCCATTTGGAGGAAATTCTGGAAAAGATAGGTTCATTACCACATCTTGAGAAGCTCCAACTGGTGTCTGGGCAGTTTGCAACACGCAGATGGGAAATAGTTGAAGGCCAATTCCCCAGCCTCAAATACTTGAGTTTGGGGGCGTGTGGGGATATGGAATGTTGGACGTTAGAGGGCTCCTGCTTGCCACGCCTTGAGCAACTTCATCTCACGTGGATGTGGTCGTTGGAGGAGTTCCCTTCAGAAATTGGAGAAATACCAACACTCAAATCAATTGGATTGCGGAATTGCAGTGAATCAATGGTTGTGTCTTTGAAAAAGATAGTAGAGGAACAAGAGGAATTACAAGGAGAGCCATCCATTCATGTTCTAGTTAAGTCATCCAACGTCAGCCAAGAACTGCAGAGCTTGGCAACTCCCAACTTTCGTGTAGTCAAATGGTAG
- the LOC131016788 gene encoding putative late blight resistance protein homolog R1C-3 isoform X3: protein MAAYAALVSLMNTIDQIEHHPSPPICIDKQQVESLAQILTFLQEFLESYKSPVSDGDEADPLEMRIVDAAHAVEDVIESHIVNVIELGRSNPNEELFECCDSFSDYTDVEDLLEMPFAAEEVNSREEVSCIDFYEDLQQVIEEMNVIKKEAMETSAEAQLQRKVSSTRAGSLTSSSTVKESMMVGFDDVVLQLLDKLTGGNRNRQIIPITGMGGIGKTTLARNVFEHALVKEHFDIHAWTTISQTYNVRETLRQVLHQVTGNLGSDMSDENELGEQLYKYLYGRRYIIILDDMWSIEVWDKMRIFFPDYNDGSRVIVTTRLSNLATKLTNSNSIGMRFLDDVFSWSLFSKTVFGDEDFPLHLEEIGKKIVGKCKGLPLSIVVIGGLLAKSELTLEYWEHIEKNLSSIVNSENDEYWLRVLKLSYDHLPVYLKPCFLYTGMFGEDQRIGVSELMRLWVSEGFLKPIINKSSKTIAKEYLKELVDRNLILVHELGKLGNIKFCKMHDLLRDLCLKEAEKQRFYYVLGQHCPRGINSLRRIVIPKSTSHTTVKDAMETMSSRARSFICHADTVPESLDFRFLRTLTTDKDSRGYLEENVFQLVNLRYLSGEFRKGFQIPSSISLLWNLHTLIVSIWGGEPTTAPVEIWKMHQLKHVEFGSPGMYLPDPRSGHSDVMMENLETLKGVLDFNLNEEMVKIIPNIKKLFIMYLLKVMERVKCLSYLSKLEILACIIDVGSDAEYLQSISFPLSLKKLSLQCGKLFHLEEILEKIGSLPHLEKLQLVSGQFATRRWEIVEGQFPSLKYLSLGACGDMECWTLEGSCLPRLEQLHLTWMWSLEEFPSEIGEIPTLKSIGLRNCSESMVVSLKKIVEEQEELQGEPSIHVLVKSSNVSQELQSLATPNFRVVKW, encoded by the exons ATGGCGGCCTATGCAGCCTTAGTTTCCCTTATGAATACAATCGATCAGATCGAGCACCACCCTTCCCCTCCAATTTGTATCGACAAACAACAAGTTGAATCTCTCGCTCAAATTCTTACCTTTTTGCAGGAATTTCTTGAAAGTTATAAGTCCCCTGTTTCTGACGGAGATGAAGCCGATCCTCTGGAGATGCGTATTGTAGATGCAGCTCATGCCGTTGAAGATGTTATCGAATCACATATTGTGAACGTGATTGAACTGGGTAGATCTAATCCCAATGAA GAACTTTTCGAATGCTGTGACTCCTTTTCTGACTACACCGATGTAGAAGATCTGTTGGAGATGCCTTTTGCGGCTGAAGAAGTGAATTCTAGAGAGGAAGTCAGTTGCATCGACTTCTATGAAGATCTACAGCAAGTGATTGAAGAAATGAATGTGATCAAGAAGGAAGCCATGGAAACTTCAGCTGAAGCTCAGCTGCAGAGAAAGGTCTCCTCGACTCGAGCTGGCTCATTGACGTCTTCTTCTACAGTGAAGGAAAGCATGATGGTGGGCTTTGACGACGTGGTACTTCAACTCTTGGATAAGCTCACTGGAGGGAACCGTAACCGCCAAATCATCCCAATCACAGGGATGGGCGGGattggtaagaccactcttgcccgAAATGTTTTTGAGCATGCCCTCGTTAAGGAGCATTTTGATATTCATGCGTGGACTACAATTTCTCAAACTTATAATGTTAGAGAAACACTTAGACAAGTTCTTCACCAAGTAACTGGAAATTTGGGTAGTGATATGAGTGATGAGAACGAATTGGGAGAACAATTGTACAAGTATTTATACGGTAGGAGGTATATTATAATactggatgatatgtggagtataGAGGTATGGGACAAGATGAGGATTTTCTTTCCCGATTACAATGATGGGAGTCGAGTAATCGTAACAACTAGGCTCTCAAACTTGGCTACTAAGTTGACAAACTCTAACAGCATTGGTATGAGATTTTTAGATGATGTTTTCAGCTGGAGTTTGTTCTCCAAAACTGTATTTGGGGATGAGGATTTTCCTCTTCATCTGGAGGAAATCGGAAAGAAAATTGTTGGGAAGTGTAAGGGACTTCCTTTGTCGATTGTTGTGATTGGGGGTCTTTTGGCAAAGTCCGAACTTACACTGGAGTATTGGGAGCACATAGAGAAAAACTTAAGCTCAATAGTGAAttcggaaaatgatgaatattggTTGAGAGTATTGAAACTGAGCTATGACCATTTGCCTGTGTATCTGAAGCCTTGTTTTTTGTACACGGGGATGTTTGGGGAAGATCAGAGAATTGGAGTCTCAGAACTCATGAGACTATGGGTTTCTGAAGGCTTTCTCAAACCAATAATCAATAAAAGCTCGAAAACAATTGCCAAGGAGTATTTGAAGGAGCTAGTCGATAGAAACCTCATTCTAGTTCATGAGTTGGGTAAACTTGGGAATATTAAGTTCTGCAAAATGCATGATTTACTGAGAGATCTATGTTTGAAAGAAGCTGAAAAGCAGAGGTTTTATTATGTCTTAGGACAACATTGTCCTCGAGGGATAAATAGCCTACGCCGCATTGTTATTCCCAAAAGCACTTCACATACGACAGTCAAGGATGCAATGGAAACTATGTCGTCACGTGCTCGTTCTTTCATATGTCATGCTGATACGGTTCCAGAATCGCTAGATTTCAGATTTTTGAGGACATTGACTACAGATAAGGATTCCAGAGGGTATTTAGAAGAAAATGTGTTTCAACTGGTGAACTTGAGGTACCTTTCAGGTGAATTTCGTAAGGGGTTCCAAATCCCTTCTTCAATTAGTCTGCTGTGGAATCTACACACACTAATTGTTTCCATTTGGGGTGGTGAACCTACAACTGCACCAGTAGAAATTTGGAAAATGCATCAGCTTAAGCATGTCGAGTTCGGATCTCCAGGAATGTATCTCCCAGATCCTCGGAGCGGGCATAGTGATGTTATGATGGAGAATCTAGAGACGCTCAAAGGGGTGCTTGATTTCAACTTGAATGAAGAAATGGTTAAGATAATTCCCAATATCAAGAAACTGTTTATAATGTACCTGCTTAAAGTAATGGAGAGAGTGAAGTGCCTCAGCTATCTGAGTAAGCTGGAAATCTTGGCGTGCATTATTGATGTTGGAAGTGATGCTGAGTATCTGCAGAGTATTAGCTTCCCGCTCTCACTCAAGAAGCTGTCACTTCAATGCGGAAAGTTGTTCCATTTGGAGGAAATTCTGGAAAAGATAGGTTCATTACCACATCTTGAGAAGCTCCAACTGGTGTCTGGGCAGTTTGCAACACGCAGATGGGAAATAGTTGAAGGCCAATTCCCCAGCCTCAAATACTTGAGTTTGGGGGCGTGTGGGGATATGGAATGTTGGACGTTAGAGGGCTCCTGCTTGCCACGCCTTGAGCAACTTCATCTCACGTGGATGTGGTCGTTGGAGGAGTTCCCTTCAGAAATTGGAGAAATACCAACACTCAAATCAATTGGATTGCGGAATTGCAGTGAATCAATGGTTGTGTCTTTGAAAAAGATAGTAGAGGAACAAGAGGAATTACAAGGAGAGCCATCCATTCATGTTCTAGTTAAGTCATCCAACGTCAGCCAAGAACTGCAGAGCTTGGCAACTCCCAACTTTCGTGTAGTCAAATGGTAG